DNA sequence from the Callospermophilus lateralis isolate mCalLat2 chromosome 2, mCalLat2.hap1, whole genome shotgun sequence genome:
TTTGAATATCTTTTATGTCTGGCCACTGATTGGAGTACATTTTTGCCCGTGTTATTTGGTAATGGATGTGATGTTTGTTTTTGAGCAAGAGTAGCTTCGTAAGCAGTAAATTGTGGCATTGCTGTAACATTTCTTCATCTAGTTGATCTTTTCTGGAAATCAGATCATTATACTGAATTTATATGTTGgaccctttaaaaaaattttttttggcagTGATGCATTAAGAGTTGTCTAGGTAAAGTCATTGCTATGATCAATGGCTGGGGTGTAGGGGCTTGGGCTATGACTAAGAGTGATAGCAACCCTTCTTGCGTCTGTTTCTTCAAGGCAAACGAATGCACGTGCAGTTGTCCACCAGCCGGCTTAGGACTGCGCCCGGGATGGGAGACCAGAGCGGCTGCTATCGGTGCGGGAAAGAGGGGCACTGGTCCAAAGAGTGTCCAATAGATCGTTCGGGCCGCGTGGCAGACTTGACCGAGCAATATAATGAGCAATATGGAGCAGTGCGTACGCCTTACACCATGAGCTATGGGGATTCGTTGTATTACAACAACGCGTACGGAGCGCTCGATGCCTACTACAAGCGCTGCCGAGCTGCCCGGTCCTATGAGGCAGTGGCGGCTGCAGCTGCCTCTGCGTATAATTATGCAGAGCAGACCCTGTCCCAGCTGCCACAAGTCCAGAACACAGCCATGGCCAGTCACCTCACCTCCACCTCTCTCGATCCCTACGATAGACACCTGTTGCCGACCTCAGGAGCTGCTGCTGCCACTgccgctgcagcagcagcagctgccgCTGctgttactgcagcttccacttcATATTACGGGCGGGATCGGAGCCCCCTGCGTCGCGCTACAGCCCCCGTCCCCACTGTTGGAGAGGGCTACGGTTACGGGCATGAGAGTGAGTTGTCCCAAGCTTCAGCAGCCGCGCGGAATTCTCTGTACGACATGGCCCGGTATGAGCGGGAGCAGTATGCGGATCGGGCGCGGTATTCAGCCTTTTAAAGCTTGAGGTGAGAGCGGTGGGGTGTCCCCTGTTCTGGTTTGCCATCTCTCCTGCAGCCTATAAGGGCTCCAATTAGGCTGCCTGCTTGCTTGCTTTTgcagggttagggtgaggttaaTAGCATGGTTCAGAGTTTAGAGAAGTCCTAAATGCTTTAACTTTGAAGTAAGTAAATGTCCTTGGCCCTCCTggctattttttttccccatggctccCAGCAGTTGGAGTCATTTCAGATTGTGCCTGGAAGAACAAAGAATGGTGTGCTGGTGATTCTTGGGTCACACCTATGTGCCATAATTGAACTGATCCTGGGACCCAGATGTTCAGACTCAGATACGCTGTTTCTCCAAGGCTTTGTTGAGTTTCCTAGGTGTGTGACATTATTGAGGTCTTCCAAGTTTCCTGTGTGCTTCCTGCTATTTGAAAGGTCTGATATGACCTCTATAAAGGCTATAACTATAGTTAATTAATCATCACTGCTCAGGTCCCAGTTAACTGTGAAGATTCCCAAAATGGCATCATCTTAAATCTTGAAGTGTATTTCTGAATTCTGGAACAGTTCaaccatttttgtttgtttgtttgtttgtttgttttatagaaGTTACTTGAAAGAGCAGAAAGAAGTAGAAAACATCTCTTAAAA
Encoded proteins:
- the Rbm4 gene encoding RNA-binding protein 4 isoform X1, with the protein product MVKLFIGNLPREATEQEIRSLFEQYGKVLECDIIKNYGFVHIEDKTAAEDAIRNLHHYKLHGVNINVEASKNKSKTSTKLHVGNISPTCTNKELRAKFEEYGPVIECDIVKDYAFVHMERAEDAVEAIRGLDNTEFQGKRMHVQLSTSRLRTAPGMGDQSGCYRCGKEGHWSKECPIDRSGRVADLTEQYNEQYGAVRTPYTMSYGDSLYYNNAYGALDAYYKRCRAARSYEAVAAAAASAYNYAEQTLSQLPQVQNTAMASHLTSTSLDPYDRHLLPTSGAAAATAAAAAAAAAAVTAASTSYYGRDRSPLRRATAPVPTVGEGYGYGHESELSQASAAARNSLYDMARYEREQYADRARYSAF